CGAGCTGCACAAAAATCACCGCCAGGGCAGGCCACAGAAAGAACCGCTCCAGCGCGTGCCAGTGGGCGTGCAGGATTTCTTCCGTCGTCAACGGAGCTGCCAGGATGACTTCCATCGTGCCGTTCCGCCGGGCTTCCGCCAGATGGTAGGAAGCCTGGGAAGCGACCCAGATCTTCAACACCAACGCGACCAGCATCGTCGTGGCGGACACGACGGCCACGGCGGCTTTGACGTTCGTGCTTAGAAATATAGCGGCGAGATACACGCCTGCGCCGGCGGCGGCCAGAAGCGCCCAGATCATCCAGCGCTCGCGGTCTTCCCGCGCGGCCAGCCAAAACATCGGATGAATTCCCAGGAGATGCTGCCGCAATTGCACGCGCCGCTCTGCGTCGCCGAAGCGCCACCGGATTCGGCGCTCGTGGCGAGTGGCGCTGATTCCGGCCAGCGGCTTGTCTTGCCACGAGCGGGGAGTGATGAGACTCGCGAGAACCAGAGCCACCCAGCCCATCGCATGAGTCGCCGCGACGGACAGCCAGAATCCAGCGGCATTCGATCCATAATTGGCATTCGGAATCAGGGACGCGCTGAATGCCGGGCTAAAGCAGGCGATGAAATCCGAAAAAGTCTGCAATCCGGACCGCGTCCAAACGTGGATCATCATCGGAAGCGCTGTCATCAGCACGACGCTTCCCAGCGTCGCGCTCCATGCGCGATGCGATTCGCGGCTCAAGGCCGAGATCCACATTCCGAAACTGGTTGACCAAAAGAGCGTGTTGACGAGCACGAGTGCGGTTCTCCAGAATTCACCGCCGGTCACGCCGCCCAAAACCAGCGCGATGGACAGAATAGGCAGAAAGGCGAACAAGCCTTGGAACGATTTCGCCGAAGCCGCCGCCGCTTTTCCCAGCACGACATCGTAGCCGCGCAGATCTGTGAGGAACAGCAAGCCGAGCGTGCCTTCGCGCTTTTCTTCGCTGATGGAATCCGCAGCGTGCCGCGCTCCGTCGAGCAGGCAGAACACGAAGGCAAGGAACGCCAGGCGCGCGAAGATTCCCTGGCCGCTCCGAACGGCTGCATCCGTATTTCCGATCAAGAGCAGTCCGGCGCCGATCAGGCCCGTGAGAACCGCGACGAGAATGCGCAAACGAAACGTCGCCGGCCGGCGCGAGGCTACCCGCAACTCGCGTTCGACAATGGGCAGGAAACTCACGCTACGCCTTCAATGGCTCGCCGCTCGGCTTGGCCTTCACCGCCGGGACCACTCTGACTCGCGCGCGCACCTGAGCGTCGAAGCGTTGCGTCGCGACGGTTCGGAATTCGCGGCGCAAATTGGTCCGCGCCCACAGAAAGAAATACAGGTCGTTGGCCATGCTGATGACAAACCATACCGCGAGAATGAAGTTCTCCGAATCGAACTGCCGTTCGAAGTTCAAGAAGAGGCTGGTCGTCATCAAACCGAGAAAGACCAGCGACGGCACGACCAGCACCCGCACGAGCGCGCCGCTCGAAGCCCAGTTTGCTTTCCGGGAATTCAGTCCCAGCCACATCCCCAGCCACGCCAGGGTGTAAAGATCGGCGAAGAACATCAGCACGTAGGTCAGGCAGAGCAACGTCCAGAAATTCGACGAATCGAGCGCCCGATCGTTGAGGCCGCCCAGAAACATCGCCAAAAACGCCAGCAGAATCACGGCGACCGCCCAGCCGAATTGCCTTTTGAGGGCAAGGAATTGGCCGCGCAGAATGTCATCAACCGACAGCGGCGCCGACAACAGCAATTCCAGCGCGCCGCTGCGGCGATCTTCGTTGAGCGGACGCGAGGCTTCCGAAGCAACCCAGAACTTGATGGCCAGGCTCAACAGGATCGCGGTCGGCACATACGCCGCCGGATCCAGCATGTCACTGCGATATTTGAAGAACAGCCAAAGCCAGACGCAGCCCGCCAGCGCCAGCGCGCCGAGCACGTAGGCCGGCTTGAGTCGGTTCCTGCCCGCGAGCCAGCAGATGGGATTGATCTCCAGCAGGCGCGTGCGGAACGCGTCGCGCACGGCCGCCGATCCAAATCTCCAGCGCTGCCATCGCTCACGCCGCAGGGCCTGCTTCTCGCCGATCGCCTTGTCTTGCCAGGCAGAGGGCGCGATGGCGCTCGCCAGCACCAGAAATGCCCAGGCAAACGAGTGCGTGATGAGGAACGACGTCCAGAAGTGTTGCGGGTTCACTTTGAAATTCGCGTCCGAGGCCAACGCGAAGGAATAACTCGAACTCATCAGGAGAAACGAAGGATCGTATTGAAACCCGCCTTTCCGAAACCCCGTGACGTAGCCGAGCAGCGGCAGCCCGCCCGTGATGATGAGGATCAAGAGAAACGTTCCCGCCATGCTCCGGCGATCGTGCCGGCTCAGCGCCGATACCAGGCATCCCGCGCTCAGCGAGAAGAAGAGGGTGTTGGTCAGAACCAACACCCGCCGCCAGAACTCC
The Verrucomicrobiota bacterium genome window above contains:
- a CDS encoding ABC transporter permease; the protein is MSFLPIVERELRVASRRPATFRLRILVAVLTGLIGAGLLLIGNTDAAVRSGQGIFARLAFLAFVFCLLDGARHAADSISEEKREGTLGLLFLTDLRGYDVVLGKAAAASAKSFQGLFAFLPILSIALVLGGVTGGEFWRTALVLVNTLFWSTSFGMWISALSRESHRAWSATLGSVVLMTALPMMIHVWTRSGLQTFSDFIACFSPAFSASLIPNANYGSNAAGFWLSVAATHAMGWVALVLASLITPRSWQDKPLAGISATRHERRIRWRFGDAERRVQLRQHLLGIHPMFWLAAREDRERWMIWALLAAAGAGVYLAAIFLSTNVKAAVAVVSATTMLVALVLKIWVASQASYHLAEARRNGTMEVILAAPLTTEEILHAHWHALERFFLWPALAVIFVQLVAVAVQVLFDGSAQGAWLEWLPSAGGAIYQAVKVALDLIAVAWLGLLMGMTQRSPFHAFTRTLFFGVLVPFLLFCIPNVLIDLVIIQIARPRLRRDLRRLVSERHEEQRTDQRHVRPQPPTIAAPPVIEAPR
- a CDS encoding ABC transporter permease — encoded protein: MTFLPVVARELRVASRRRGTYWTRFGAAVLGIGLYVWIWMVVGERNYGAVLASNLFGSLSVLAFAYTLLAGVTLTSDCLSEEKREGTLGLLFLTDLKGYDVVLGKLVATSVNSFYRLLAIFPVLAIPLLLGGLTYAEFWRRVLVLTNTLFFSLSAGCLVSALSRHDRRSMAGTFLLILIITGGLPLLGYVTGFRKGGFQYDPSFLLMSSSYSFALASDANFKVNPQHFWTSFLITHSFAWAFLVLASAIAPSAWQDKAIGEKQALRRERWQRWRFGSAAVRDAFRTRLLEINPICWLAGRNRLKPAYVLGALALAGCVWLWLFFKYRSDMLDPAAYVPTAILLSLAIKFWVASEASRPLNEDRRSGALELLLSAPLSVDDILRGQFLALKRQFGWAVAVILLAFLAMFLGGLNDRALDSSNFWTLLCLTYVLMFFADLYTLAWLGMWLGLNSRKANWASSGALVRVLVVPSLVFLGLMTTSLFLNFERQFDSENFILAVWFVISMANDLYFFLWARTNLRREFRTVATQRFDAQVRARVRVVPAVKAKPSGEPLKA